One Cedecea neteri DNA segment encodes these proteins:
- a CDS encoding ABC transporter substrate-binding protein, with protein sequence MNISTRWGLAGLVMLAAGAQAAEPVKVGSKIDTEGSLLGNIILQVLESHDVKTVNKVQLGTTPVVRGAITSGELDIYPEYTGNGAFFFKTENDPAWKDAQKGYEKVKQLDYDKNHLVWLTPAPANNTYTIAVRKDLAEKNHLVSLADLSEYLKKGGTFKLAASAEFIERSDALPAFEKAYGFKLEQSQLLSLAGGDTAVTIKAAAQQTSGVNAAMAYGTDGPVAALGLETLTDPKGVQAVSAPTAVVREAVLKEYPQIGDWLKPVFTSLDQKTLQQLNAKIAVEGQDAKKVAADYLKQKGFVK encoded by the coding sequence ATGAACATATCAACACGTTGGGGTTTGGCAGGGTTAGTGATGTTGGCGGCAGGTGCACAGGCGGCTGAACCGGTGAAAGTCGGCTCGAAAATTGACACCGAAGGATCTTTGCTCGGCAATATTATTTTGCAGGTGCTGGAAAGCCATGACGTAAAAACCGTCAACAAAGTCCAGCTCGGAACAACCCCGGTTGTGCGCGGGGCTATTACCTCCGGTGAGCTGGATATTTACCCGGAATATACAGGCAACGGTGCGTTCTTCTTTAAAACTGAAAACGATCCGGCCTGGAAAGATGCCCAGAAGGGCTATGAAAAAGTTAAGCAACTGGATTACGACAAAAACCATCTGGTCTGGCTGACGCCGGCCCCGGCCAATAACACTTACACCATCGCGGTACGTAAGGATTTGGCGGAGAAAAACCACCTGGTTTCCCTGGCCGACCTCAGCGAATACCTGAAAAAGGGAGGCACCTTTAAGCTTGCGGCTTCCGCCGAGTTTATCGAGCGATCCGACGCGCTGCCTGCTTTCGAAAAAGCTTACGGCTTTAAACTGGAACAAAGCCAGTTGCTTTCCCTGGCCGGCGGCGACACGGCGGTAACTATTAAAGCAGCCGCGCAGCAAACTTCCGGCGTTAATGCCGCGATGGCTTACGGCACTGACGGCCCGGTTGCGGCCCTGGGTCTGGAAACGCTCACCGACCCGAAAGGCGTGCAGGCCGTTTCTGCGCCAACCGCCGTGGTGCGTGAAGCCGTGCTGAAAGAGTACCCACAAATTGGCGACTGGTTGAAACCGGTCTTTACTTCCCTCGACCAGAAAACCCTGCAGCAGTTGAACGCGAAAATTGCAGTGGAAGGTCAGGATGCCAAAAAAGTGGCCGCTGATTACTTAAAGCAAAAAGGTTTTGTTAAATAG
- a CDS encoding ABC transporter ATP-binding protein, protein MIEFDRVSKYFHGEAAVSDLTLNIREGQFTVLIGTSGSGKSTTLKMINRLVEHDEGRIRFAGEEIRSFDPKVLRRRMGYAIQSIGLFPHWTVAQNIATVPELLKWPKARVAERIDELLELLGLDAAQFRDRYPHQLSGGQQQRVGVARALAADPEVLLMDEPFGALDPVTRATLQQEMIRIHQLLGRTIVLVTHDIDEALTLADNIVLMDGGKVIQQGTPLELLTNPANDFVRDFFGRSELGVRLLSLRHVADSIRADERLEGEPIRADMTLREALSLFIDRQCEKLPVVDAQNQPCGVLHFSDLVRRREHAPAA, encoded by the coding sequence ATGATCGAGTTCGATCGCGTCAGCAAATACTTCCACGGCGAAGCGGCGGTCAGTGATTTGACGCTGAACATCCGTGAAGGGCAATTCACCGTGCTGATTGGCACCTCCGGCTCAGGTAAGTCCACCACGCTGAAGATGATCAACCGGCTGGTGGAACACGACGAAGGGCGCATTCGTTTTGCCGGGGAAGAAATCCGCAGCTTTGACCCGAAAGTGCTTCGCCGCCGCATGGGCTACGCCATCCAGTCCATCGGCCTGTTCCCGCACTGGACGGTGGCGCAGAACATTGCCACGGTGCCTGAGCTGCTGAAATGGCCGAAAGCGAGGGTGGCTGAACGTATTGACGAGCTGCTGGAGTTGTTAGGCCTGGACGCCGCGCAGTTCCGCGACCGTTATCCGCACCAGCTTTCCGGCGGGCAGCAGCAGCGCGTGGGCGTGGCCCGTGCGCTGGCGGCCGACCCCGAAGTGCTGCTGATGGACGAGCCTTTTGGGGCGTTGGATCCGGTCACCCGCGCGACGCTGCAGCAGGAGATGATCCGCATTCATCAGCTGTTGGGGCGTACCATTGTGCTGGTGACGCACGACATTGACGAGGCTTTAACGCTTGCCGACAACATTGTGCTGATGGACGGTGGCAAAGTTATCCAGCAGGGCACACCGCTGGAGCTGCTGACTAACCCGGCCAACGATTTTGTTCGTGATTTCTTTGGCCGCAGCGAGCTGGGCGTCCGGCTGCTTTCGCTGCGTCACGTCGCGGACAGCATTCGCGCCGATGAGCGTCTGGAAGGTGAGCCTATCCGGGCCGACATGACGCTGCGCGAAGCGCTCTCGCTGTTTATCGACCGCCAGTGCGAAAAACTGCCGGTGGTGGATGCGCAGAATCAGCCCTGCGGCGTGCTGCACTTTAGCGACCTGGTCAGGAGGAGAGAACATGCGCCTGCTGCGTGA
- a CDS encoding cupin domain-containing protein produces the protein MDYQLNFNWPEFMETYWQKKPVVLKNALPDFVDPITPDELAGLAMENEVDSRLVSFKEGKWHASNGPFEHFDNLGETGWSLLAQAVNHWHEPAAALVRPFRVLPDWRLDDLMISFSVPGGGVGPHIDNYDVFIIQGMGSRRWRVGDKLPLKQFCPHPALLHVEPFTPIIDEDLAPGDILYIPPGFPHDGFTHETALNYSVGFRGPNSRDLISSFADYVLENDLGGDHYSDPDLTCRANPGKVENYELERLRGMMTALISQPEAFNQWFGSFVTTPRHELDIASAEPPYEPEEVAAALAGGEELIRLSGLRALQVGESFFVNSEPLDVNHQAAAVAMCRYTRLTKTELGAAVEDDEFIRQLTALINQGYWYFED, from the coding sequence GTGGATTATCAACTTAATTTCAACTGGCCAGAGTTTATGGAAACGTACTGGCAGAAAAAGCCGGTAGTGCTCAAAAATGCGCTGCCTGATTTTGTCGACCCTATCACGCCCGACGAACTTGCCGGCCTGGCAATGGAAAATGAAGTCGACAGCAGGCTGGTCAGTTTTAAAGAGGGGAAATGGCACGCCAGCAATGGCCCCTTTGAACACTTTGATAATCTCGGTGAGACCGGCTGGTCGCTGCTGGCCCAGGCCGTTAACCACTGGCACGAACCCGCCGCCGCGCTGGTGCGCCCTTTCCGTGTGCTGCCGGACTGGCGGCTGGACGATCTGATGATCTCGTTTTCCGTGCCGGGCGGCGGCGTTGGCCCGCATATCGACAACTATGACGTGTTTATTATCCAGGGCATGGGCAGCCGCCGCTGGCGCGTAGGCGATAAGCTGCCGCTGAAGCAGTTTTGCCCGCACCCGGCGCTGCTGCACGTAGAGCCGTTCACGCCGATCATCGACGAAGATTTAGCCCCCGGAGATATCCTCTACATTCCGCCGGGCTTCCCGCACGACGGCTTCACCCATGAAACGGCCCTGAACTATTCCGTCGGCTTCCGCGGGCCAAACAGCCGCGATTTAATCAGCAGCTTTGCCGATTACGTGCTGGAAAATGATCTCGGCGGCGATCACTACAGCGACCCGGATCTCACCTGCCGGGCAAACCCTGGCAAAGTAGAAAACTACGAGCTGGAACGCCTGCGCGGCATGATGACGGCGTTGATTAGCCAGCCGGAAGCGTTCAACCAGTGGTTCGGCAGCTTTGTGACCACGCCGCGGCACGAGCTGGATATTGCTTCTGCAGAGCCGCCTTACGAGCCCGAAGAAGTGGCCGCTGCGCTGGCTGGCGGAGAAGAGCTGATTCGCCTGAGCGGGCTGCGAGCTCTGCAGGTTGGCGAGAGTTTCTTCGTCAACAGCGAACCGCTGGATGTTAACCATCAGGCAGCCGCCGTGGCTATGTGCCGCTACACCCGGCTGACCAAAACGGAGCTGGGTGCTGCCGTGGAGGATGACGAATTTATCCGCCAGCTGACGGCGCTGATTAACCAGGGATACTGGTACTTCGAAGATTAA
- a CDS encoding ABC transporter permease — protein sequence MLKIHNRVLLLLVLLLAAALMLLPIINNAPNRLVSGEPLGITQLPGTLHYWLAIPFLMLAGLTLAPARALTQLVIIATGELLFIGLLLLLGHTASQLALEGSSLARTSPGSGLWLMLAVCLLLCADAANRLTASPLWRLLLNLQVWVVPVALLATGYFSDLSLMKEYVNRQDVFDDALSRHLALLAGTLVPALLIGVPLGLLCYRRPAWQSGVFSLLNVIQTVPSVALFGLLIAPLAGLAAWLPWLGKIGVSGIGVAPALIALVLYALLPLVRGVVAGLQQVPRNIVESALGMGMSRAQIFWRAEVPLALPVLLRSLRVVCVQTIGMAVIAALIGAGGFGSIIFQGLLSSALDLVLLGVMPVIALAVIVDALFKLFISLLEAK from the coding sequence TTGCTAAAAATTCATAACAGGGTACTGCTGCTGCTGGTGTTACTGCTGGCGGCCGCCTTGATGTTACTCCCGATCATCAACAACGCGCCTAACCGCCTGGTTTCCGGCGAGCCGCTGGGCATCACTCAATTGCCCGGCACGCTGCATTACTGGCTGGCGATTCCTTTTCTGATGCTGGCTGGCCTGACGCTGGCACCCGCACGCGCCCTCACTCAGCTGGTGATTATTGCCACCGGTGAACTGCTGTTTATCGGCCTGCTGTTACTGCTGGGGCACACCGCGAGCCAGCTTGCCCTTGAGGGCAGTTCCCTCGCGCGTACTTCTCCCGGCAGCGGCCTGTGGCTGATGCTGGCGGTTTGCCTGCTGCTGTGCGCCGATGCGGCTAACCGCCTCACAGCCAGCCCTTTGTGGCGGCTCTTGCTGAATCTCCAGGTCTGGGTCGTCCCCGTCGCGCTGCTGGCTACCGGCTACTTCAGCGATCTTTCGCTGATGAAGGAGTACGTCAACCGCCAGGATGTGTTTGACGATGCCCTGAGCCGCCATCTGGCCCTGCTGGCCGGTACGCTGGTTCCGGCGCTGCTGATTGGCGTCCCGCTGGGACTCCTGTGCTATCGCCGCCCGGCCTGGCAATCCGGCGTGTTTTCTCTGCTCAACGTCATTCAGACGGTGCCGTCCGTGGCGCTGTTCGGCCTGCTTATTGCGCCGCTGGCGGGTCTTGCCGCCTGGCTGCCGTGGCTGGGGAAAATTGGCGTGAGCGGAATTGGCGTCGCGCCTGCGCTGATTGCGCTGGTGCTTTATGCGCTACTGCCGCTGGTGCGCGGCGTGGTGGCGGGTTTGCAGCAGGTGCCGCGCAACATCGTGGAAAGCGCGCTGGGCATGGGCATGTCGCGGGCGCAAATTTTCTGGCGAGCGGAAGTGCCGCTGGCGTTGCCGGTGCTGCTCCGCAGCCTGCGTGTGGTCTGCGTGCAGACTATCGGTATGGCCGTGATCGCCGCGCTGATTGGCGCGGGTGGATTTGGCTCGATTATTTTTCAGGGGCTGTTGAGCAGCGCGCTGGATCTGGTTCTGCTTGGCGTGATGCCGGTTATCGCCCTGGCGGTGATCGTCGATGCGCTGTTTAAGCTGTTTATTTCTCTGCTGGAGGCAAAATAA
- a CDS encoding MerR family transcriptional regulator translates to MALYSIGEVAALCNINPVTLRAWQRRYGLLKPKRSDGGHRLFDSADIERIREIQTWIEQGVQVSKVKRLLSGENREKEHAWGERQETLLRHLQSGNPNLLRSWIADIGRIYPAHTLVQHLYLPLRRRLYGQQIALCALLSLLDGALINYIAMCIATARKQNGRDALVVGWNVQDTTRLWMAAWIASQQGWRVDVLANSLSNLKPELFDRQTLLVWCGDCPGERQIDQIESWRSAGLPVFVLGNIERRQTKE, encoded by the coding sequence ATGGCGCTTTATTCCATCGGAGAAGTGGCTGCGCTTTGCAATATTAATCCGGTAACCCTCCGGGCCTGGCAGCGGCGTTACGGGTTGCTCAAACCTAAGCGAAGCGACGGCGGGCATCGCTTGTTTGACTCCGCCGACATCGAGCGGATTCGCGAGATCCAAACCTGGATCGAGCAAGGCGTACAGGTCAGCAAAGTCAAAAGGCTGCTCAGCGGCGAAAACCGCGAAAAAGAGCACGCCTGGGGAGAGCGACAGGAGACGCTGCTGCGCCATCTGCAAAGCGGTAACCCTAACCTGCTCCGCTCTTGGATCGCCGACATTGGGCGTATCTATCCGGCGCACACCCTGGTGCAACATCTCTATCTTCCGCTGCGTCGCCGCCTTTACGGGCAACAGATTGCGCTGTGCGCGCTGCTTAGCCTGCTGGATGGCGCCCTGATCAACTACATTGCGATGTGTATTGCCACCGCGCGCAAGCAAAATGGCAGAGATGCTTTAGTGGTGGGCTGGAACGTGCAGGACACAACGCGCCTGTGGATGGCGGCGTGGATTGCCAGCCAGCAAGGCTGGCGGGTCGATGTGCTGGCTAATTCGCTGAGCAACCTGAAACCGGAGCTTTTTGACCGGCAAACGCTGCTGGTCTGGTGCGGTGACTGCCCCGGAGAACGGCAAATAGACCAGATAGAATCATGGCGTAGCGCAGGGCTGCCGGTATTTGTGCTGGGCAATATCGAACGCAGACAGACTAAAGAGTGA
- a CDS encoding glutamine synthetase family protein, with product MNSLIHHSLVKNIFTLFAFPQASSNEESVGQSARQKPAAERAKEFAEEVQRYLQRHPETKHVDIYLNDVNGAFRGKRIAVDSLLSLSAGCYFPQSVYAMDHEGKPFSQTSASEEYDEPDGLCLPVAGTLRPCAHDPKHNAQLLLTMKQSDGSGYALEPRVVLENVLQKFHYHGLYPVAAPEIEFYLVSKAQQDVPAQGCFYMPVPSDYTAFIEALEQAAADQKLPLSGIVCEAEAGQFELNLKHGKDIVGVCESVLALRRLTSIVADKFGYQANFMAKPFSHLAGNGLHFHISLNDRKGDNVFASPAENLNEMTQLCLAGMLQTMPAAVAVIAPHVNSFRRLRKNLNEPLFSSWGYNKRSAALRIPCSDDSNRRIEYRLAGADVNPYLAMAAILTGMLYGLENIDSDTLKNSALFAPELPLFQHVAIEEFQQSHYMTESLGEAFSRQWVTHKLSELAWFETIVTQEEAALSR from the coding sequence ATGAACTCACTCATTCACCACTCACTCGTTAAAAATATTTTTACGCTTTTCGCTTTTCCGCAGGCCTCATCCAATGAAGAATCCGTCGGCCAGTCAGCGCGGCAAAAGCCAGCGGCGGAGCGAGCTAAAGAGTTTGCCGAAGAAGTGCAGCGCTACCTGCAGCGTCACCCAGAGACAAAGCACGTTGATATTTACCTCAATGACGTCAACGGGGCTTTTCGCGGTAAACGCATCGCGGTAGACAGCCTGCTGTCGCTCTCTGCCGGCTGTTATTTCCCGCAGTCCGTTTACGCGATGGATCACGAGGGCAAGCCGTTTAGCCAGACATCGGCCAGCGAGGAATACGACGAGCCCGACGGGCTTTGCCTGCCAGTGGCGGGGACACTGCGGCCCTGCGCCCACGACCCGAAGCACAACGCGCAGCTGCTGTTGACCATGAAGCAGAGCGACGGCAGCGGCTACGCGCTGGAACCCAGAGTGGTGCTGGAAAATGTCCTGCAGAAGTTTCATTACCACGGCCTGTACCCGGTCGCCGCGCCGGAAATAGAGTTTTATCTGGTCAGCAAAGCCCAGCAGGACGTCCCGGCCCAGGGCTGTTTTTATATGCCCGTCCCTTCCGACTACACCGCTTTTATTGAAGCGCTGGAGCAGGCCGCCGCCGATCAGAAACTGCCGCTGAGCGGTATCGTCTGCGAAGCGGAAGCCGGGCAGTTTGAGCTGAACCTGAAGCATGGCAAAGACATCGTTGGCGTGTGCGAAAGCGTGCTGGCGCTGCGCCGCCTGACCAGCATCGTGGCCGATAAGTTTGGCTATCAGGCCAACTTTATGGCGAAGCCGTTTTCGCACCTGGCCGGAAACGGCCTGCATTTTCATATCAGCCTGAATGACCGTAAAGGCGACAACGTTTTTGCCTCCCCGGCGGAAAACCTGAACGAAATGACCCAGCTCTGCCTGGCGGGGATGCTGCAAACCATGCCCGCCGCCGTGGCCGTTATCGCCCCGCACGTTAACTCTTTCAGGCGGCTGCGTAAAAATCTTAACGAGCCGCTGTTCAGCTCCTGGGGCTACAACAAGCGCAGCGCCGCCTTGCGCATCCCCTGCTCCGACGACAGCAACCGCCGCATTGAATACCGCCTGGCCGGGGCCGACGTGAACCCGTATCTGGCGATGGCCGCCATTCTGACCGGCATGCTTTACGGGCTGGAAAATATCGACAGCGATACCCTGAAAAATTCGGCGCTGTTTGCCCCTGAGCTGCCGCTGTTCCAGCACGTTGCAATCGAAGAATTTCAGCAAAGCCATTACATGACCGAAAGCCTGGGGGAAGCGTTCTCCCGCCAGTGGGTGACCCACAAACTGTCGGAACTGGCGTGGTTTGAAACTATCGTGACCCAGGAAGAAGCGGCGCTGTCCCGCTAA
- a CDS encoding ABC transporter permease, which yields MRLLRDPLLWLIALFAALLVLLPYTSGLFSWLFPQLTRPMYQQDSFVSLALAHLTLVGISSVVAVVIGVGLGILVTRPAGEEFRSLVETITAAGQTFPPVAVLAVAVPVMGFGQEPAIIALVIYGLLPILQGTLAGIGAVPESAREIALGIGMSRGQMLRKVELPLAAPVILAGIRTSVIINIGTATIASTVGANTLGSPIIIGLSGFNTAYVIQGAVLVALAAIVTDRLFERLESYVTRHAK from the coding sequence ATGCGCCTGCTGCGTGATCCTCTGCTGTGGCTTATCGCACTTTTTGCTGCGCTGCTGGTGCTGCTGCCCTACACCAGCGGGCTGTTTAGCTGGCTGTTCCCGCAGCTGACGAGGCCGATGTACCAGCAGGACAGCTTTGTCTCTCTGGCGCTGGCGCACTTAACGCTGGTGGGGATTTCCAGCGTGGTTGCGGTGGTAATTGGCGTGGGGCTGGGGATTCTGGTCACTCGTCCAGCGGGGGAGGAGTTTCGTTCGCTGGTGGAGACCATTACCGCCGCCGGACAAACTTTTCCGCCGGTGGCCGTATTAGCCGTGGCGGTGCCGGTGATGGGGTTTGGGCAAGAGCCGGCGATCATCGCGCTGGTGATTTACGGCCTGCTGCCGATTTTACAGGGGACGCTGGCGGGGATTGGTGCGGTGCCGGAATCCGCGCGCGAGATTGCGCTTGGCATCGGCATGAGCCGCGGGCAAATGCTGCGTAAGGTGGAACTGCCGCTCGCCGCGCCGGTCATTCTGGCGGGCATCAGGACATCGGTGATCATTAATATCGGCACCGCGACGATAGCGTCTACCGTGGGCGCCAACACGCTGGGATCGCCGATTATTATCGGGCTAAGCGGCTTTAATACCGCCTATGTGATTCAGGGCGCGGTGCTGGTGGCGCTGGCGGCAATTGTCACTGACCGCCTGTTTGAGCGCCTCGAAAGTTACGTCACGCGCCATGCAAAATAA